The following proteins come from a genomic window of Geomonas sp. RF6:
- a CDS encoding methyl-accepting chemotaxis protein, translating into MQWFHDLKVGTKLITAFLLVALFSIVIGYISITRLQMLRETGTAMYELNTVPLSHLIDVSTKFQRQRVALRGIILAKTPEERNKQVADLKELDAKVSEGLKKVEQGSKAAEIKTQIAATEAALDRFDTICTRVAELSLAGKQEEALAFMKQPTSAQAVQNVDDDIQKLADMKTSDAKRKNEGDAATAQTAMRLTFIFVTVGVFLALALALYLAKAISVPLRKGVEFSEAISEGDLTGQLELCRKDEVGQLAEAMNTMVRRLKEIVSDVSTAAENVAAGSEELSSSADTLSQGATEQAAAAEEASSSMEQMSSNIRQNADNAIQTEKISVKSATDAHEGGEAVAQTVQAMKEIATKITIIEEIARQTNLLALNAAIEAARAGEHGKGFAVVASEVRKLAERSQHAAAEISELSVTSVEVAERAGTMLDRMVPDIKKTADLVQEIAAACREQDAGASQINKAMIQLDVVIQQNASAAEEVSSTAEELASQAEQLQSAVSFFKLDNSISARRARPAAPPARGKRGYGEKHQRQAKAHREPQTACFNGKGAHPGVSLDLGDGVAIDSEFESF; encoded by the coding sequence ATGCAATGGTTCCACGACCTGAAGGTGGGCACAAAGCTCATCACGGCTTTCTTGCTGGTGGCACTCTTTTCAATCGTAATAGGGTACATCTCTATCACCAGGCTGCAGATGCTGAGGGAAACGGGCACCGCGATGTACGAGCTCAACACCGTGCCCCTTTCCCACCTCATAGACGTCTCCACCAAATTCCAGCGCCAGAGGGTGGCGCTCAGGGGGATCATTCTCGCGAAGACACCGGAGGAGCGTAACAAGCAGGTTGCGGATCTGAAGGAACTGGATGCGAAGGTCTCCGAGGGGCTCAAAAAGGTGGAGCAGGGCTCGAAAGCCGCAGAGATAAAGACCCAGATAGCCGCCACTGAAGCGGCGCTCGACCGGTTCGACACCATCTGCACAAGGGTCGCGGAACTATCCCTCGCGGGGAAGCAGGAGGAAGCCCTCGCCTTCATGAAGCAGCCGACGAGCGCACAGGCAGTCCAGAATGTGGATGACGACATCCAGAAACTGGCGGACATGAAGACCTCCGACGCGAAGCGGAAAAATGAGGGTGACGCCGCCACAGCGCAGACGGCGATGCGCCTCACCTTCATCTTCGTCACCGTCGGCGTTTTCCTGGCCCTCGCCCTTGCCCTCTACCTCGCAAAGGCGATCAGCGTGCCGCTGCGAAAAGGTGTGGAGTTCTCCGAGGCGATTTCCGAGGGTGACCTCACCGGTCAGCTGGAGCTATGCAGGAAGGACGAAGTCGGGCAGCTGGCGGAGGCGATGAATACGATGGTGCGCAGGCTGAAGGAGATCGTCTCGGACGTATCGACTGCGGCCGAAAACGTCGCCGCCGGGAGCGAGGAGCTCTCCTCCAGCGCGGACACCTTGTCGCAGGGGGCCACCGAGCAGGCAGCCGCAGCAGAGGAGGCATCCTCTTCGATGGAGCAGATGTCCTCCAACATCCGCCAGAATGCCGACAACGCGATCCAGACGGAGAAGATCTCCGTCAAGTCCGCGACAGACGCACATGAGGGGGGCGAGGCGGTCGCGCAAACGGTCCAGGCGATGAAGGAGATCGCCACGAAGATAACCATCATCGAGGAGATCGCGCGACAGACGAACCTCCTCGCGCTGAATGCAGCGATCGAGGCGGCCCGTGCCGGAGAGCACGGCAAGGGATTCGCCGTGGTGGCGAGCGAGGTGCGGAAACTCGCTGAGAGGAGCCAGCACGCGGCCGCCGAGATCTCCGAGCTCTCCGTCACCAGCGTTGAAGTCGCCGAGCGCGCCGGGACGATGCTGGACCGGATGGTCCCGGACATAAAGAAGACAGCGGATCTGGTACAGGAAATCGCCGCCGCCTGCCGGGAGCAGGATGCCGGTGCTTCCCAGATCAACAAGGCGATGATCCAGCTGGACGTCGTAATCCAGCAAAATGCTTCCGCAGCGGAAGAAGTCTCCTCCACCGCAGAGGAGTTGGCGAGCCAGGCGGAGCAGCTGCAGTCGGCCGTAAGCTTCTTCAAGCTGGACAACTCCATCAGCGCAAGGCGCGCACGTCCCGCGGCTCCCCCTGCCAGGGGGAAAAGAGGGTATGGCGAAAAGCACCAGCGCCAGGCAAAGGCGCATAGGGAACCGCAGACGGCATGCTTCAACGGAAAGGGCGCGCACCCCGGCGTCAGTCTCGATCTGGGGGACGGTGTCGCTATAGATTCCGAGTTCGAGAGCTTCTAG
- the feoB gene encoding ferrous iron transport protein B produces the protein MTTDILKKEEGAAEQPERKGNLHAVEKRQITIAVAGNPNCGKSTLINAIAGSRLQVGNWAGVTVEKKEASFEFAGRKIRLVDLPGTYSLSPYTQEEIIARDYLVNERPDLIVNVVDATNLERNLYLTVQILELGIPVVMALNIYDEAESKGYRIDIRGIEETLGVTVVPTSATKRSGLDELLKSVLATADAPARRTPRVLNYGEDVEKAAKLLGNVLAANHPALLEKYPPRWLLLKLMEGDSHVQQTVNLPSLEVMDDALRHLRSAHGDDIESLMADVRYSLASGLTREVLQKPELRKAELTEKIDRVVLDRFLGIPIFFAAMWLMFKLTFDLSKPFADFVADTISGPLARWTTSLAGLIHAPDWTVSLLNDGVIAGTGNVLGFVPMIFAMMFFITFLEGSGYMARAAFVMDRAMHSIGLHGKSFIPMLLGFGCNVPAIYATRTLENPRDKALTGLLIPLMSCGARLPVYVVFIGAFFPRHGGTVLWSMYVMGIALAIVMGFIFKRTLFKGEAPMFIMELPPYRMPSFRSLMIHTWEKGKHFLIKAGTYILAVSIIVWFLLNLPWGVQSKKDSYLGQIGQVSAPILAPLGFGTWEASSSLLAGLIAKEIVVGTMGEVYLQKGAEEKKEVPTFTEDLKEIGTSLVEAGHDAVANVTSTFGISTLSAVEDAEQAAERYTLRNELKKHFDPLSAYAFITFVLLYMPCVIASVAMVQEFGTWKWYGIAFAYQMVLAWGMALVIYQGGKLLGLGG, from the coding sequence ATGACCACTGACATACTGAAGAAAGAGGAAGGGGCTGCTGAGCAGCCGGAGAGAAAAGGGAACCTTCACGCCGTGGAGAAGCGCCAGATAACGATCGCGGTGGCAGGGAATCCGAACTGCGGCAAGTCGACCCTCATAAACGCCATCGCCGGGAGCCGCCTCCAGGTCGGGAACTGGGCAGGGGTAACGGTGGAGAAGAAGGAGGCGAGCTTCGAGTTCGCCGGGCGCAAGATTCGTCTCGTCGATCTCCCCGGCACTTACTCCCTGTCGCCGTACACCCAGGAAGAGATCATCGCTCGGGACTATCTGGTGAACGAGCGGCCGGACCTCATCGTCAACGTCGTCGATGCCACGAACCTCGAGCGTAACCTCTACCTGACCGTGCAGATCCTGGAGCTCGGGATCCCCGTGGTCATGGCGCTGAACATCTACGACGAGGCGGAGTCGAAGGGGTACCGCATCGACATCCGCGGCATCGAGGAGACGCTTGGTGTCACCGTCGTCCCCACCTCCGCCACCAAAAGAAGCGGCCTGGACGAACTCCTGAAGAGCGTCCTGGCAACCGCCGACGCACCGGCGCGCCGCACCCCCCGGGTGCTGAACTACGGTGAGGATGTGGAGAAGGCCGCAAAGCTCCTCGGCAATGTGCTGGCTGCCAATCACCCGGCGCTCCTGGAGAAGTACCCGCCCCGCTGGCTCCTACTGAAGCTCATGGAGGGGGACAGCCATGTGCAGCAGACGGTAAACCTCCCCTCCCTCGAGGTCATGGACGATGCGCTGCGCCACCTAAGGAGCGCGCACGGCGACGACATCGAGTCTCTCATGGCCGATGTCCGCTACTCCCTCGCCTCCGGGCTCACCCGCGAGGTGCTGCAAAAGCCGGAACTGCGCAAGGCCGAGCTCACCGAAAAGATCGACCGCGTGGTCCTCGACCGCTTCCTCGGCATACCCATCTTTTTTGCCGCCATGTGGCTCATGTTCAAGCTCACCTTCGACCTGTCGAAGCCGTTCGCCGACTTTGTGGCGGACACCATCTCCGGCCCCCTGGCCCGCTGGACTACCTCCCTTGCCGGCCTGATCCACGCTCCCGACTGGACCGTATCGCTCCTGAACGACGGCGTCATCGCGGGAACCGGGAACGTGCTCGGCTTCGTCCCGATGATCTTCGCCATGATGTTCTTCATCACCTTCCTGGAGGGGAGCGGCTACATGGCCCGCGCCGCTTTCGTTATGGACAGGGCGATGCACTCCATCGGCCTGCACGGGAAGTCGTTCATCCCGATGCTCCTCGGCTTCGGCTGCAACGTCCCGGCGATCTACGCGACGAGGACACTGGAAAACCCGCGCGACAAGGCGCTCACCGGCCTTCTCATCCCGCTCATGTCGTGCGGTGCGAGGCTTCCGGTGTACGTGGTCTTCATCGGCGCCTTCTTCCCCCGGCACGGCGGCACCGTGCTCTGGTCCATGTACGTCATGGGGATCGCCCTTGCCATCGTCATGGGCTTCATCTTCAAGAGGACCCTCTTCAAGGGAGAAGCTCCCATGTTCATCATGGAACTCCCCCCCTACCGGATGCCCTCCTTCCGGAGCCTGATGATCCACACCTGGGAGAAGGGAAAGCACTTCCTGATCAAAGCGGGCACCTACATCCTCGCGGTCTCCATCATCGTGTGGTTCCTCCTCAATCTCCCCTGGGGGGTGCAGAGCAAGAAGGATTCGTACTTGGGCCAGATCGGGCAGGTCAGCGCACCGATCCTCGCGCCCCTCGGCTTCGGCACCTGGGAAGCCTCCTCGTCCCTTCTGGCAGGACTGATCGCGAAGGAGATCGTTGTCGGCACCATGGGCGAGGTCTACCTGCAAAAAGGCGCCGAGGAGAAGAAAGAGGTACCGACCTTTACGGAAGACCTGAAGGAAATAGGGACGTCCCTTGTGGAGGCAGGTCATGACGCAGTCGCCAACGTCACCTCCACCTTCGGGATCAGTACCCTCTCGGCCGTGGAAGACGCCGAGCAGGCCGCAGAGCGTTATACGCTGAGAAACGAGCTCAAGAAGCACTTCGACCCGCTGTCGGCTTACGCCTTCATCACCTTTGTCCTCCTGTACATGCCGTGCGTCATCGCGTCGGTAGCGATGGTGCAGGAATTCGGCACCTGGAAATGGTACGGCATCGCTTTTGCCTACCAGATGGTGCTGGCATGGGGGATGGCGCTGGTTATCTACCAGGGGGGGAAACTCCTCGGGCTGGGAGGTTGA
- a CDS encoding endonuclease Q family protein, which translates to MMEFIADLHIHSRYSIATSRDLTPESLWRWGQLKGIRVLGTGDCTHPLWLEELEEKLETGPDGLLTLRANPAALEVPESCRGDVSFLLSGEISCIYRKPNETKTRKVHCLVFLPDFESAHRLNASLSGVGKLSSDGRPILKLDARDLLQMVLDASPAAMLVPAHAWTPHFSVFGAATGFSTLAECFGDLAPHVRAIETGLSSDPAMNWRLSALDGITLISNSDAHSPRTLGREATVFNTEISYRGIFDAITSGSGVAATIEFFPEQGKYHGDGHRPCNVRLSPKETISRGYRCPSCGRKVTVGVLHRLELLADREPGVRPPGAPPFHSVIPLLDLVATSLQVGCGSKKAQTLYFRLLEQLGNEFHILLKAPVQAIEAISPPLASCIARMRAGDVQIEPGFDGQYGRIIVAPSPAPVVECEGER; encoded by the coding sequence ATGATGGAATTTATCGCAGATCTTCACATTCACTCCCGCTACTCCATCGCCACCAGCAGGGACCTTACCCCCGAATCGCTCTGGCGCTGGGGGCAGCTGAAAGGGATCCGGGTCCTCGGTACGGGAGACTGCACGCACCCACTATGGCTCGAGGAACTGGAGGAAAAACTAGAGACCGGCCCGGATGGCCTCCTGACCCTGCGGGCGAACCCGGCGGCATTGGAGGTGCCGGAGAGTTGCCGCGGTGACGTCTCCTTCCTCCTTTCCGGCGAAATCAGCTGCATTTACCGCAAGCCGAACGAAACGAAAACACGCAAGGTGCACTGCCTCGTTTTCCTCCCCGACTTCGAGAGCGCGCACAGGCTGAACGCCTCCCTTTCCGGCGTCGGCAAGTTGAGTTCCGATGGCCGGCCGATCCTCAAGCTCGACGCGAGGGATCTCCTGCAGATGGTGCTCGACGCCTCCCCTGCCGCCATGCTGGTCCCGGCCCACGCCTGGACCCCCCATTTCTCCGTCTTTGGCGCCGCCACCGGATTCAGCACCCTCGCCGAGTGTTTTGGCGACCTCGCCCCGCACGTCCGCGCCATCGAGACCGGACTCTCCTCCGATCCCGCCATGAACTGGCGGCTCTCGGCGCTGGACGGCATCACCCTCATCTCCAATTCCGACGCTCACTCCCCGCGTACCCTCGGCCGGGAGGCGACGGTCTTCAACACGGAGATTTCCTACCGCGGCATCTTCGACGCCATCACCAGCGGCAGCGGGGTCGCCGCCACGATAGAGTTTTTCCCCGAGCAGGGGAAGTACCACGGGGACGGCCATCGGCCCTGCAATGTGCGGCTCTCGCCGAAGGAAACGATCTCGCGCGGCTACCGCTGCCCGAGTTGCGGCAGGAAGGTGACGGTGGGAGTGCTGCACCGGCTGGAGCTTCTCGCCGACCGGGAGCCGGGGGTGCGCCCGCCGGGAGCGCCACCTTTCCACTCGGTGATCCCCCTTCTGGACCTCGTTGCCACTTCGCTGCAGGTGGGGTGCGGGTCAAAGAAGGCGCAGACGCTCTATTTCCGGCTCCTGGAACAGCTGGGGAACGAATTTCACATCCTCTTGAAGGCTCCGGTGCAGGCGATCGAAGCGATCTCCCCTCCCCTCGCCTCGTGCATCGCGCGGATGCGTGCCGGAGATGTGCAGATAGAGCCGGGATTCGACGGACAGTACGGAAGGATCATCGTCGCGCCCTCCCCGGCTCCAGTCGTGGAATGCGAAGGAGAGCGGTAG
- a CDS encoding toprim domain-containing protein, with amino-acid sequence MRLKVFSDPPVLMKTGETPADRLRRCLHLQGTDGERYVEGRGVPASVASSAGVLFDPDLAGRPAVVSLLCDCDGTMLALHGRYLHASSRQEKMCTFGGAGGAFCIGGWRRDRIILVEGLFDALSLAVCGYPSVATVGRWAPWLPEACAGREVWIAFDAGRAGDASASFFQTRLHKSQSRRLRPPTRCQDWNSALVKLGRERVAQWVGGKGRGGEGMTEVYVSTDVEVDGPIPGPHSMLSFGCAAYLRDRTLLGTFSANLEPLPGASGHPATMAWWEEHPEAWLACHQDRRPPGEVMAHFVRWLEKLPGKPVFVGYPAAFDFMFVYWYLMRFVGESPFSFSALDIKTMAMVLLKKEYRKSTKGNFPKRWVPELRHTHQALDDALEQGEIFCNMMAEIRGTG; translated from the coding sequence GTGAGACTGAAGGTATTTTCCGACCCGCCGGTCCTAATGAAGACGGGTGAGACTCCAGCTGACCGGCTGCGCCGCTGTCTCCACCTTCAGGGGACGGATGGGGAGCGCTATGTCGAGGGGAGAGGGGTCCCGGCTTCGGTAGCCAGCTCCGCCGGGGTGCTCTTCGATCCGGATCTTGCGGGACGGCCGGCTGTCGTTTCCCTTCTTTGCGATTGCGACGGGACGATGCTGGCTCTGCACGGTCGCTATCTCCATGCCAGCTCGAGGCAGGAGAAGATGTGCACGTTCGGGGGAGCCGGAGGAGCCTTCTGCATCGGCGGGTGGCGGCGCGACCGTATCATACTGGTGGAGGGGCTTTTCGATGCGCTGTCGCTGGCGGTGTGCGGCTATCCATCCGTCGCCACCGTAGGGCGATGGGCGCCGTGGCTCCCTGAAGCGTGCGCAGGGCGCGAGGTGTGGATCGCTTTTGATGCCGGGAGGGCGGGAGATGCCAGCGCCTCCTTTTTCCAGACGCGTCTTCACAAGTCGCAGTCGCGCCGCCTGCGCCCGCCGACTCGCTGCCAGGACTGGAACTCCGCCCTGGTAAAGCTGGGGCGCGAGCGGGTCGCACAATGGGTCGGAGGGAAGGGGCGGGGAGGTGAGGGAATGACCGAAGTCTATGTAAGCACCGACGTCGAGGTCGACGGTCCGATTCCGGGGCCGCATTCGATGCTCAGTTTCGGGTGTGCGGCCTACCTGCGGGACCGCACCCTGCTGGGGACCTTCTCTGCCAACCTGGAGCCGCTCCCGGGCGCCAGCGGTCACCCCGCCACCATGGCCTGGTGGGAGGAGCATCCGGAGGCGTGGCTGGCGTGCCACCAGGACAGACGCCCGCCGGGGGAGGTGATGGCGCATTTCGTGCGGTGGCTGGAGAAACTGCCGGGGAAGCCGGTCTTTGTGGGGTACCCGGCTGCCTTCGATTTCATGTTCGTCTACTGGTACCTGATGCGCTTTGTGGGGGAGAGTCCCTTCAGCTTCTCGGCTCTGGACATCAAGACGATGGCGATGGTTCTCCTCAAGAAGGAGTACCGCAAGAGCACAAAAGGAAACTTTCCGAAGCGCTGGGTCCCCGAGTTGCGCCACACCCACCAGGCGCTGGACGACGCTCTCGAGCAGGGTGAGATATTTTGCAACATGATGGCGGAAATCAGAGGGACGGGGTGA
- a CDS encoding DUF3793 family protein, which translates to MESIEWSSATKVNDFAGTRHLPRGRGWQEYAERFPEDTDCLASFLALECAEVLQRAKPANLLNLSNRPRLCGKNLYRLWKEHGETMVRGTGLSVRVLADRGSSILLLLYRHDALHELLSRNSVKVILSRAGYSETGELERILDELQTRVQGTTFPHEIGVFLGYPLKDVVGFIGWPGLAFTCQGPWKIFGDPKESLKLAARHRLCRCKISLLLDSGCDPRECLKGVSWLQRAAHHSAAPN; encoded by the coding sequence ATGGAAAGCATCGAGTGGAGTAGCGCAACGAAGGTTAACGACTTTGCAGGAACACGTCATCTGCCGCGTGGGCGAGGGTGGCAGGAGTATGCGGAGCGCTTTCCGGAGGATACCGACTGCCTTGCTTCTTTCCTGGCGCTGGAATGCGCGGAGGTCCTGCAACGGGCGAAGCCCGCGAACCTTCTGAACCTTTCCAACCGGCCCCGCTTGTGCGGCAAGAACCTCTACAGGCTGTGGAAAGAGCATGGTGAGACCATGGTGCGCGGGACGGGGCTCTCGGTTCGGGTACTCGCCGACCGGGGCAGCTCGATCCTCCTTCTCCTTTACCGTCACGACGCACTGCATGAGCTCCTGTCGCGCAACAGCGTGAAGGTCATCCTTTCACGCGCAGGGTACAGCGAGACGGGGGAGTTGGAAAGAATCCTGGACGAACTGCAGACGAGGGTGCAGGGGACGACCTTCCCGCACGAGATCGGGGTCTTTCTGGGGTATCCGTTGAAGGACGTGGTGGGGTTCATTGGCTGGCCCGGACTCGCCTTCACCTGCCAGGGACCGTGGAAGATCTTTGGCGACCCGAAAGAGAGCCTGAAGCTTGCGGCGCGGCATCGGCTCTGCCGATGCAAGATTTCACTCCTGCTCGACTCCGGCTGCGATCCCCGCGAATGCCTGAAGGGGGTGTCGTGGCTGCAGCGTGCAGCCCACCATTCTGCCGCGCCGAATTGA
- a CDS encoding methyl-accepting chemotaxis protein, translating to MYLSIRKKISLGTIVVTALVVAVGACGLWVQGRMNGRIANLETQAEKLILLSELNLQVERSLMPANDYLITGKPKFRDDFSVLSASVEKKIDDLKGKPFLTQQESKDLEDVRGHFTNIKRLSEEILHRDHRDASSAATMEVMDYKYGAPLSAEVEGMNRAIRLSFEEARREAARLSLIGRSATIGAIVVVIAILCSAGISLRRSVTRSFDTVAGMLKEIADGKGDLTRRIEVDSQDEIGDLAQGFNRFMDQLQETVREVTSAAGGILSSADRVQDSSHSVHTAAQAQSAAIEYTRSSTEQLDASIRAIAEDTGKLQHTLSIASSSSREISSALDGVRDLTEKLDSSADSTLAAINQIAFSFTAVASNVEALSVKADEVAASTLEINAVAKEINASSQEQAKMARTVKDHAALHGLSAVNKTKERMEKIQGEVTETAEVMGRLGTMSREINRIVNIIRDVAEKTKLLALNASILAAQAGVHGKGFAVVAEEIKDLALQTANSTQEITHMVKQVQEETLAAVDAAKRSSVVVGEGMHLTLEAEAALNEIISKAEMSLEQSVKMARSAAEQTTGIGVVSESLQKMNFMVAQINRSAAEQKESTGIILRSTEDMRNHTHSVREKIVAQSNETQRIAALIEDIFQLAHVIAQNTSGQQKASEIIVTAINILNQKAEEQSSLAGDLDNIVRVINEEANNLHSKVGVFQI from the coding sequence ATGTACCTTTCCATACGGAAAAAGATCTCCCTAGGGACGATCGTCGTCACAGCCCTCGTCGTTGCCGTCGGAGCGTGCGGGCTATGGGTGCAGGGACGGATGAACGGCAGGATCGCCAACCTGGAGACGCAGGCGGAAAAGCTCATTTTGCTTTCGGAGCTAAACCTCCAGGTGGAACGCTCCCTCATGCCGGCAAATGACTATCTCATCACGGGGAAGCCGAAGTTCCGCGATGACTTTTCAGTACTCAGCGCATCGGTGGAAAAGAAGATCGACGACTTGAAGGGGAAACCGTTCCTGACGCAGCAGGAGTCCAAGGACCTGGAGGATGTCCGCGGGCACTTCACCAACATCAAGCGCCTGAGCGAAGAGATCCTGCACAGAGATCACAGGGACGCCTCTTCCGCAGCGACCATGGAGGTCATGGATTATAAATACGGCGCACCGCTCAGCGCTGAGGTGGAGGGGATGAACCGCGCGATCCGTCTCTCCTTTGAGGAGGCGCGGCGGGAGGCTGCGCGTTTGAGCCTCATCGGCAGAAGCGCAACGATCGGCGCCATCGTGGTGGTAATAGCAATACTTTGCAGCGCCGGAATATCGCTGCGCAGGTCCGTCACCCGCTCCTTCGACACCGTCGCAGGGATGCTGAAGGAGATCGCGGACGGAAAAGGTGATCTTACCAGGAGGATCGAGGTCGATTCGCAGGACGAGATAGGGGATCTGGCGCAGGGCTTCAACAGATTCATGGACCAGTTGCAGGAGACGGTGCGGGAGGTTACCTCCGCTGCCGGAGGGATCCTCTCCTCAGCGGACAGGGTGCAGGACTCATCCCACAGCGTCCATACCGCGGCCCAGGCCCAGTCCGCCGCCATCGAGTACACCCGGTCCTCCACGGAGCAGCTCGACGCGTCGATCCGGGCCATCGCCGAGGATACCGGAAAGTTGCAGCACACACTCTCCATCGCCTCCTCATCGTCCCGGGAGATCTCCTCCGCCCTCGATGGGGTGAGGGATCTCACCGAAAAGCTCGACAGCTCCGCCGACAGCACGCTTGCCGCCATCAACCAGATCGCCTTCTCTTTCACCGCGGTCGCTTCGAACGTGGAAGCGCTCTCCGTGAAGGCGGACGAGGTGGCAGCCTCTACTCTGGAGATAAACGCCGTGGCGAAGGAGATAAACGCCTCCTCCCAGGAGCAGGCGAAGATGGCGCGGACCGTCAAGGATCACGCTGCGCTTCACGGGCTCTCCGCGGTGAACAAGACGAAGGAGCGCATGGAGAAGATCCAGGGGGAGGTAACCGAGACCGCGGAGGTTATGGGGCGGCTCGGCACCATGTCACGGGAGATCAACAGGATCGTCAACATCATAAGGGACGTGGCGGAAAAGACGAAGCTCCTCGCTCTGAACGCGAGCATCCTCGCCGCGCAGGCCGGGGTTCACGGCAAGGGATTCGCGGTCGTCGCCGAAGAGATAAAGGATCTTGCGCTGCAGACGGCGAATTCCACCCAAGAGATCACCCATATGGTGAAACAGGTGCAGGAGGAGACTCTTGCGGCCGTAGACGCGGCGAAGAGGAGCTCGGTCGTGGTCGGCGAGGGGATGCACCTCACGCTGGAGGCGGAGGCGGCGCTGAATGAAATCATATCGAAGGCGGAGATGTCGCTGGAGCAGTCGGTGAAGATGGCACGCTCCGCCGCTGAGCAGACGACAGGAATAGGGGTGGTATCGGAATCACTCCAGAAGATGAATTTCATGGTCGCGCAGATCAATCGCTCCGCCGCGGAGCAGAAGGAATCGACGGGGATAATTCTTCGCTCCACCGAGGACATGCGCAATCACACCCACTCCGTACGCGAAAAGATCGTCGCGCAGTCCAACGAGACGCAGCGCATAGCCGCCCTCATCGAGGACATCTTCCAACTCGCCCACGTCATCGCGCAGAACACCTCCGGGCAGCAGAAGGCATCGGAAATCATCGTGACGGCAATAAATATCCTGAATCAGAAGGCGGAGGAGCAGTCCTCCCTCGCCGGCGACCTCGACAATATCGTCAGGGTCATCAACGAGGAAGCAAACAACCTGCACAGCAAGGTGGGAGTGTTCCAGATCTAG
- a CDS encoding FeoA family protein → MPLGLLSAGETGEIAAVKVQAGAAPAGCCESREKCDCRIEDMGLRVGKRVEMLNNGGGGAVLLRVDEARIAVDRSLAMKIFVKEVRQ, encoded by the coding sequence ATGCCCCTGGGATTGTTAAGCGCCGGCGAAACCGGAGAGATTGCCGCAGTGAAGGTGCAGGCGGGCGCCGCTCCCGCCGGTTGCTGCGAATCGCGTGAGAAGTGCGACTGCCGGATCGAGGACATGGGCCTCAGGGTCGGCAAGCGGGTGGAGATGCTCAACAACGGCGGCGGCGGTGCGGTCCTCCTGCGGGTGGACGAAGCGAGGATCGCCGTCGATCGGAGCCTCGCCATGAAGATTTTCGTCAAGGAGGTAAGACAGTGA
- a CDS encoding FeoA family protein yields the protein MSNLAKIKPGEKGKITAIGAIGPLKRRLMDMGVLVGEEVSVIKVAPLGDPIEVSIKGYRLSLRKKEAEGIAVEMVK from the coding sequence GTGAGCAATCTCGCAAAGATAAAGCCGGGGGAGAAGGGAAAGATCACCGCCATCGGAGCGATTGGGCCCCTGAAGCGGAGGCTTATGGATATGGGGGTTCTCGTGGGGGAAGAGGTGAGCGTCATCAAGGTGGCGCCTCTGGGTGACCCGATCGAGGTGAGCATCAAGGGGTACCGCCTCTCGCTCAGGAAGAAAGAGGCTGAAGGGATCGCTGTGGAGATGGTGAAATGA
- a CDS encoding FeoB-associated Cys-rich membrane protein has protein sequence MGISDMIIAAVILSGAGYLLYHSLWKKKGHCPGSGCCGDCTKK, from the coding sequence ATGGGAATCTCGGACATGATCATAGCCGCCGTCATCCTTTCAGGAGCCGGCTACCTTCTGTACCACTCACTCTGGAAAAAGAAGGGTCACTGCCCCGGCTCAGGGTGCTGCGGAGACTGCACGAAGAAGTAA
- a CDS encoding DsbC family protein translates to MGLRRGFVACLLVGALVLGISVMSWGADSNTPEASLRSAFPQVQFDKIISSEIPGIYEVYAGPNIFYYYPAKDIIISGEMFGKDLKSITAEHRNAVAAQLVKTLPLEKAVKIGDGKKKVVEFTDPDCPYCRKAAEFFTKRTDVTRYVFFAPLAHPAAINKIQYILGAPNKAEAYDAMMVGQEIPANAKPASEAVKALAQEHLSLAKKVGVQGTPTFFINGQQIVGADTKKIEQLLGPPAPAK, encoded by the coding sequence ATGGGTTTGAGAAGGGGGTTTGTTGCATGCTTGCTGGTCGGCGCCCTGGTGCTCGGCATCTCGGTGATGTCGTGGGGGGCTGACAGTAATACTCCTGAGGCATCGCTGCGTTCCGCGTTCCCGCAGGTGCAGTTCGATAAGATCATCTCGAGCGAGATCCCCGGCATCTACGAAGTGTATGCCGGCCCCAATATCTTCTACTACTACCCCGCGAAGGACATCATCATCTCCGGGGAGATGTTCGGCAAGGACCTGAAGAGCATCACCGCCGAGCACAGGAATGCGGTTGCCGCTCAGCTTGTGAAGACGCTGCCGCTTGAGAAGGCTGTGAAGATCGGGGACGGGAAGAAGAAGGTAGTCGAGTTCACCGATCCGGACTGCCCGTACTGCCGGAAAGCGGCGGAATTTTTCACCAAGAGGACCGACGTGACACGGTACGTTTTCTTTGCACCTCTGGCGCATCCCGCAGCGATCAACAAGATCCAGTACATTCTTGGCGCCCCCAACAAGGCTGAGGCGTACGACGCGATGATGGTCGGGCAGGAGATTCCAGCCAACGCGAAGCCTGCATCGGAGGCTGTGAAGGCGCTGGCGCAGGAGCACCTGTCCCTGGCGAAAAAGGTGGGCGTGCAGGGCACTCCGACCTTCTTCATAAACGGCCAGCAGATCGTCGGTGCGGATACGAAAAAGATCGAGCAACTGCTAGGACCGCCGGCTCCGGCGAAGTAG